Proteins found in one Labeo rohita strain BAU-BD-2019 chromosome 11, IGBB_LRoh.1.0, whole genome shotgun sequence genomic segment:
- the sypl2a gene encoding synaptophysin-like protein 2a: MEIVQKIMSGFSLDLGPVKEPLGFIRILEWVFTICAFATTGGYVGSSVFTLDCEGKKDDVTAHFGYPFRLPSQPYEIIHCNHSKNMTYLQGDFSSSAEFFVCVGVFGFLYCTFTIILYLGYQQVYRESNRGPVIDLFVTAIFAFLWLVCSSAWGKGLTDVKYATNPDRLIEACLPDKCTVKTYPSMGRLNASVLFGFLNLILWAGNCWFIYKETPFHKPPNVEEGVSTS; this comes from the exons ATGGAAATCGTGCAG AAAATCATGTCGGGGTTTAGTCTGGATTTGGGACCAGTGAAAGAGCCACTGGGATTTATCCGAATCCTGGAATGG gtGTTCACCATCTGTGCCTTTGCCACCACTGGTGGTTATGTCGGATCCAGTGTGTTCACTCTTGATTGTGAAGGAAAAAAAGATGATGTTACTGCTCATTTTGGTTATCCTTTTAG GCTTCCGAGTCAGCCGTATGAGATTATACACTGCAATCACAGCAAGAACATGACTTACCTGCAGGGAGATTTCTCCTCCTCGGCtgagttctttgtctgtgtggGCGTCTTTGGCTTCTTGTACTGTACTTTCACCATCATCCTGTACTTGGGCTACCAGCAGGTTTACAGGGAGTCTAACCGTGGCCCGGTCATT GATCTGTTTGTGACTGCGATCTTTGCTTTCTTGTGGCTGGTTTGCTCCTCAGCCTGGGGAAAAGGTTTAACAGATGTCAAATACGCTACGAATCCTGACAGGCTAATAGAGGCATGTCTGCCTGATAAGTGTACGGTAAAGACCTATCCTTCAATGGGTCGTCTCAATGCTTCTGTG CTCTTTGGATTCCTAAACCTGATATTGTGGGCAGGAAACTGCTGGTTCATCTACAAGGAGACTCCGTTTCACAAGCCGCCCAATGTAGAGGAAGGAGTTTCCACCTCCTAA
- the atxn7l2a gene encoding ataxin-7-like protein 2a isoform X1, which yields MMAVRERAVKVMAALERRVPCLDDFLGQSWSVWTERANLTASEGSDGDEFSKNGKKTTETMTLRKEGCDDDHWSCCFFQLCQNMSIFGHYPGHDDFYLVVCGHCSQVVKPQAFEKHCERRHGPLGKLYAHLRSTPPPPQQQRPRHGHTPPSHGASSWSGRNQNVGPPRASPQSPSTPPQFRHSKPPKDGVWHSPSNSGHSESAVFKQPPPIEPTRSSPPPTHRDPPWPHGGPSPNRPSSTERPQSQRGEAASAPVASGHLRGPRTYKMVSKKECDLDKHCGVLDPERKKVCTRLLTCNIHSIHQRRKVQGRSKNFDQLVAELKMSSKARDRVSQAPESSAAPTVSPEPPRDAPAPPVCRRPLTNSPAFRTPTLSESVEEDKPHVEDGSTRPHSPLTQAHISGDESEGEGNDDLADWHSTPWHPKPAALCSFGSHSLGHGVFTFDRRLHHLRSAMSAMVENHLSAHLWKKIPQASDPHSQSPPAKPAAVPASPSSISQHSKQKAGSHNSTSLKTSFYSSHGPGKEPNPQSSSTSKAYGQSENSGGGQSTAPPSKLGRAPAQSGPGRPKNSSGRPNKQQLRLREAERTTTPDAAALRKRKASFEESDSVSPDKNCVSQNKGRPLISKTPPSASHGQTNGSLSPGSKPRPQLAPSDSHTPSSWAFKRTHPPTHHSPPDTAPHSRGVDSGLHGRVASFDHKGLGKKRKSSGSSPPSKPHRLPTSPHSGFYPWKESKGAGLSIGGEKKLSTQKPKLHH from the exons ATGATGGCGGTGCGTGAACGCGCAGTTAAAGTAATGGCTGCTCTGGAACGGCGGGTGCCTTGTCTCGATGATTTTTTGGGCCAAAGCTGGAGCGTCTGGACGGAAAGAGCCAACCTGACAGCATCGGAGG GGTCCGATGGAGACGAATTCAGCAAGAATGGCAAAAAAACGACGGAAACCATGACACTGAGGAAAGAGG GGTGTGATGATGATCACTGGAGTTGCTGTTTTTTCCAGTTATGCCAAA ATATGTCCATCTTTGGTCATTATCCTGGGCACGATGATTTCTATCTGGTGGTTTGCGGCCACTGCAGTCAGGTGGTAAAGCCTCAGGCGTTTGAGAAGCATTGCGAGAGGAGGCACGGCCCTCTGGGTAAGCTCTATGCACACCTCCGCTCCACCCCACCTCCACCTCAGCAGCAGAGACCCCGTCATGGACACACTCCGCCCTCCCACGGAGCATCCTCTTGGAGTGGCAGGAACCAGAATGTTGGTCCACCGCGGGCGTCTCCGCAATCTCCCTCAACGCCACCTCAGTTCAGACACTCGAAACCTCCGAAAGATGGAGTTTG GCACTCACCTTCAAACTCGGGTCATTCAGAATCAGCTGTTTTTAAGCAGCCCCCTCCCATCGAACCCACGCGGAGCTCCCCTCCCCCTACTCACAGAGACCCCCCATGGCCACATGGAGGCCCTTCGCCCAATCGGCCTTCCTCAACTGAAAGGCCTCAATCCCAGAGAGGCGAGGCTGCCTCGGCCCCTGTCGCCTCCGGACATCTCCGTGGGCCAAGGACGTACAAAATGGTTTCCA AAAAAGAATGTGACCTTGACAAGCATTGTGGTGTGTTGGACCCTGAGAGAAAGAAAGTTTGTACTCGACTTTTGACCTGCAAT ATTCATTCCATTCATCAGCGCAGGAAGGTGCAAGGCAGGAGTAAAAACTTTGACCAGCTGGTGGCTGAGCTGAAGATGAGTTCGAAGGCTCGTGATCGGGTATCTCAGGCCCCAGAGAGTTCAGCTGCTCCGACTGTAAGCCCAGAACCTCCCAGAGATGCACCCGCACCCCCTGTCTGCCGGAGACCTCTGACGAACAGCCCTGCGTTTAG AACACCCACATTGTCTGAAAGTGTGGAGGAGGACAAACCCCACGTAGAGGATGGCAGCACACGGCCACACTCTCCTCTCACCCAGGCCCACATCTCAGGTGATGAGAGCGAAGGAGAGGGGAACGACGACCTCGCAGACTGGCATTCAACTCCATGGCATCCCAAACCAGCTGCG CTTTGTTCATTTGGGAGTCATTCTCTGGGTCACGGTGTCTTCACTTTCGATCGACGATTGCATCACCTACGGTCTGCTATGAGTGCCATGGTGGAGAACCACCTCAGTGCCCATCTGTGGAA AAAAATACCTCAAGCATCAGATCCTCACTCCCAGAGTCCCCCAGCCAAGCCTGCAGCCGTTCCTGCCTCTCCTTCCTCCATTTCCCAGCATTCCAAACAGAAAGCAGGAAGTCACAACTCGACTTCTCTCAAGACTTCCTTCTACTCTTCCCACGGACCAGGCAAGGAGCCAAACCCGCAGAGTTCCTCCACCAGCAAGGCTTACGGTCAGTCCGAGAACTCTGGGGGCGGCCAGTCCACGGCTCCCCCTTCTAAACTCGGTCGAGCTCCTGCGCAGTCGGGTCCCGGTCGGCCCAAGAACTCGAGCGGCCGCCCCAACAAACAGCAGCTGCGTCTCAGGGAAGCAGAGCGGACGACCACACCGGACGCCGCTGCACTGCGCAAACGGAAAGCATCTTTCGAAGAGTCAGACTCTGTCAGCCCGGACAAGAATTGCGTGTCTCAGAACAAGGGGCGGCCCCTCATCAGTAAAACGCCACCGTCAGCCTCTCACGGACAAACCAACGGCTCGCTTTCCCCCGGAAGCAAGCCGCGTCCCCAGCTCGCACCCTCTGATTCCCACACGCCATCCTCGTGGGCCTTTAAGAGGACTCACCCCCCGACCCACCATTCGCCCCCGGACACTGCCCCGCACAGCCGAGGAGTGGACTCAGGACTGCATGGCAGGGTGGCCAGCTTTGATCATAAGGGTTTGGGGAAGAAACGCAAGAGCAGCGGCTCCTCTCCACCCTCGAAACCCCACCGGCTGCCCACTTCCCCTCATTCCGGTTTCTATCCCTGGAAAGAAAGCAAAGGGGCGGGACTCTCTATAGGAGGGGAAAAGAAACTCAGCACACAAAAG CCAAAATTGCACCACTGA
- the atxn7l2a gene encoding ataxin-7-like protein 2a isoform X2 has protein sequence MMAVRERAVKVMAALERRVPCLDDFLGQSWSVWTERANLTASEGSDGDEFSKNGKKTTETMTLRKEDMSIFGHYPGHDDFYLVVCGHCSQVVKPQAFEKHCERRHGPLGKLYAHLRSTPPPPQQQRPRHGHTPPSHGASSWSGRNQNVGPPRASPQSPSTPPQFRHSKPPKDGVWHSPSNSGHSESAVFKQPPPIEPTRSSPPPTHRDPPWPHGGPSPNRPSSTERPQSQRGEAASAPVASGHLRGPRTYKMVSKKECDLDKHCGVLDPERKKVCTRLLTCNIHSIHQRRKVQGRSKNFDQLVAELKMSSKARDRVSQAPESSAAPTVSPEPPRDAPAPPVCRRPLTNSPAFRTPTLSESVEEDKPHVEDGSTRPHSPLTQAHISGDESEGEGNDDLADWHSTPWHPKPAALCSFGSHSLGHGVFTFDRRLHHLRSAMSAMVENHLSAHLWKKIPQASDPHSQSPPAKPAAVPASPSSISQHSKQKAGSHNSTSLKTSFYSSHGPGKEPNPQSSSTSKAYGQSENSGGGQSTAPPSKLGRAPAQSGPGRPKNSSGRPNKQQLRLREAERTTTPDAAALRKRKASFEESDSVSPDKNCVSQNKGRPLISKTPPSASHGQTNGSLSPGSKPRPQLAPSDSHTPSSWAFKRTHPPTHHSPPDTAPHSRGVDSGLHGRVASFDHKGLGKKRKSSGSSPPSKPHRLPTSPHSGFYPWKESKGAGLSIGGEKKLSTQKPKLHH, from the exons ATGATGGCGGTGCGTGAACGCGCAGTTAAAGTAATGGCTGCTCTGGAACGGCGGGTGCCTTGTCTCGATGATTTTTTGGGCCAAAGCTGGAGCGTCTGGACGGAAAGAGCCAACCTGACAGCATCGGAGG GGTCCGATGGAGACGAATTCAGCAAGAATGGCAAAAAAACGACGGAAACCATGACACTGAGGAAAGAGG ATATGTCCATCTTTGGTCATTATCCTGGGCACGATGATTTCTATCTGGTGGTTTGCGGCCACTGCAGTCAGGTGGTAAAGCCTCAGGCGTTTGAGAAGCATTGCGAGAGGAGGCACGGCCCTCTGGGTAAGCTCTATGCACACCTCCGCTCCACCCCACCTCCACCTCAGCAGCAGAGACCCCGTCATGGACACACTCCGCCCTCCCACGGAGCATCCTCTTGGAGTGGCAGGAACCAGAATGTTGGTCCACCGCGGGCGTCTCCGCAATCTCCCTCAACGCCACCTCAGTTCAGACACTCGAAACCTCCGAAAGATGGAGTTTG GCACTCACCTTCAAACTCGGGTCATTCAGAATCAGCTGTTTTTAAGCAGCCCCCTCCCATCGAACCCACGCGGAGCTCCCCTCCCCCTACTCACAGAGACCCCCCATGGCCACATGGAGGCCCTTCGCCCAATCGGCCTTCCTCAACTGAAAGGCCTCAATCCCAGAGAGGCGAGGCTGCCTCGGCCCCTGTCGCCTCCGGACATCTCCGTGGGCCAAGGACGTACAAAATGGTTTCCA AAAAAGAATGTGACCTTGACAAGCATTGTGGTGTGTTGGACCCTGAGAGAAAGAAAGTTTGTACTCGACTTTTGACCTGCAAT ATTCATTCCATTCATCAGCGCAGGAAGGTGCAAGGCAGGAGTAAAAACTTTGACCAGCTGGTGGCTGAGCTGAAGATGAGTTCGAAGGCTCGTGATCGGGTATCTCAGGCCCCAGAGAGTTCAGCTGCTCCGACTGTAAGCCCAGAACCTCCCAGAGATGCACCCGCACCCCCTGTCTGCCGGAGACCTCTGACGAACAGCCCTGCGTTTAG AACACCCACATTGTCTGAAAGTGTGGAGGAGGACAAACCCCACGTAGAGGATGGCAGCACACGGCCACACTCTCCTCTCACCCAGGCCCACATCTCAGGTGATGAGAGCGAAGGAGAGGGGAACGACGACCTCGCAGACTGGCATTCAACTCCATGGCATCCCAAACCAGCTGCG CTTTGTTCATTTGGGAGTCATTCTCTGGGTCACGGTGTCTTCACTTTCGATCGACGATTGCATCACCTACGGTCTGCTATGAGTGCCATGGTGGAGAACCACCTCAGTGCCCATCTGTGGAA AAAAATACCTCAAGCATCAGATCCTCACTCCCAGAGTCCCCCAGCCAAGCCTGCAGCCGTTCCTGCCTCTCCTTCCTCCATTTCCCAGCATTCCAAACAGAAAGCAGGAAGTCACAACTCGACTTCTCTCAAGACTTCCTTCTACTCTTCCCACGGACCAGGCAAGGAGCCAAACCCGCAGAGTTCCTCCACCAGCAAGGCTTACGGTCAGTCCGAGAACTCTGGGGGCGGCCAGTCCACGGCTCCCCCTTCTAAACTCGGTCGAGCTCCTGCGCAGTCGGGTCCCGGTCGGCCCAAGAACTCGAGCGGCCGCCCCAACAAACAGCAGCTGCGTCTCAGGGAAGCAGAGCGGACGACCACACCGGACGCCGCTGCACTGCGCAAACGGAAAGCATCTTTCGAAGAGTCAGACTCTGTCAGCCCGGACAAGAATTGCGTGTCTCAGAACAAGGGGCGGCCCCTCATCAGTAAAACGCCACCGTCAGCCTCTCACGGACAAACCAACGGCTCGCTTTCCCCCGGAAGCAAGCCGCGTCCCCAGCTCGCACCCTCTGATTCCCACACGCCATCCTCGTGGGCCTTTAAGAGGACTCACCCCCCGACCCACCATTCGCCCCCGGACACTGCCCCGCACAGCCGAGGAGTGGACTCAGGACTGCATGGCAGGGTGGCCAGCTTTGATCATAAGGGTTTGGGGAAGAAACGCAAGAGCAGCGGCTCCTCTCCACCCTCGAAACCCCACCGGCTGCCCACTTCCCCTCATTCCGGTTTCTATCCCTGGAAAGAAAGCAAAGGGGCGGGACTCTCTATAGGAGGGGAAAAGAAACTCAGCACACAAAAG CCAAAATTGCACCACTGA
- the LOC127173099 gene encoding probable transmembrane reductase CYB561D1 encodes MVRGMRSSSDVEYSAVGEGLGMREFWLYVWLRRLAVVAAHIISLGLVILTSILSRPGTSLFSWHPVCMSLGFCLCMTEGILLFSAEGSPFCFKSRKWKVRLHWFFQALLLVCGATGFGFMVASKNIKEHPHFTSWHSLLGVATMAATVLQAICGVFLLFPKLISTHSFPRLRLYHATCGLVAYLLATVTVVSAMFTDWFQASVTDTIWYIFLLLPLFPALVVMNQITSAFLPKKKITS; translated from the exons ATGGTGAGAGGGATGCGCTCGTCGTCGGATGTGGAATACAGTGCGGTGGGAGAGGGACTCGGGATGCGGGAGTTCTGGCTCTATGTGTGGCTGCGCAGACTGGCTGTGGTCGCTGCGCACATCATCTCACTCGGCCTGGTTATTCTCACATCCATACTGTCCAGACCAGGAACTA GTCTCTTCTCATGGCATCCTGTCTGCATGTCACTTGGG ttttgtcTGTGCATGACAGAAGGGATCCTGCTTTTCTCTGCCGAAGGCAGCCCGTTCTGTTTCAAATCTCGTAAGTGGAAGGTCCGTCTGCACTGGTTCTTCCAGGCTCTGCTGCTGGTGTGTGGCGCTACAGGATTCGGCTTCATGGTGGCCAGCAAGAACATCAAGGAGCATCCGCACTTCACATCCTGGCACAGCCTGCTAGGAGTCGCCACGATGGCTGCTACCGTCCTGCAGGCGATCTGTGGCGTCTTCCTCCTCTTCCCCAAACTCATTAGCACTCACTCGTTCCCTCGGTTGAGACTGTATCATGCCACCTGCGGTCTGGTGGCCTACCTGCTGGCCACTGTCACGGTTGTGTCAGCCATGTTTACAGACTGGTTTCAGGCATCGGTGACAGACACAATCTGGTATATATTCCTACTCCTTCCACTTTTTCCCGCCTTAGTGGTGATGAACCAAATCACTAGTGCCTTCCTccccaaaaagaaaattactaGCTAA